The DNA sequence AGCTGATGGGATTGACCGCGCCCGAGATGACCGTGTTGATCGGCGGCATGCGCGTGCTGGGCACCAACCACGGTGGCACCAAGCACGGCGTATTCACCGACCGCGAGGGTCAGCTGACCAACGACTTCTTCGTCCACCTGACCGACATGGGCTACACCTGGAAGCCCGCGGGTGACCATCTCTACGAGATTCGCGACCGCAAGACCGACCAGGTGAAGTGGACCGCCAGCCGCGTTGATCTGGTGTTCGGCTCCAACTCCATCCTGCGGAGCTACGCCGAGGTGTACGCCCAGGACGACAACCAGGAAAAGTTCGTGCAGGACTTCGTGAAGGCCTGGACCAAGGTGATGAACGCCGACCGTTTCGACCTGGAGCGGTTGCAACCGTGACACCGGCCTGAGCCGGGCATTTCGCCCGGCCCGTTGTTTCCCGTACCGAGGCGCCTGGGCACTACCCGGGCGCCTTTCGTGGAGTCGCGGGGCCTGCACCAAACGCCGGATGACCCGGCGACCGCGACACCGCCACCATCCTTATATCCCCTCGGCGACTTCAGGGCGCGAACGGATGCTCCTCCAGCGGCTGCTGGGGGACTCACCGCAACTGGCTGACGTCGTACCCCAGATCGGCAATGATCTGCCGATTCCGAGCGTAGTACCCGGCCGGCTCGTCGTGCTCATCGAGGCGCTGGAGATCCTGTGCGATCGCGAGGGGAGGCATTGGTACGTCCTGGCGTCTCTGAAGCCCATCGCGGTGGTGGTTTCGAGGCCGGACGGCGTGACCGCGTTCGGGCTGGACGGCAATCCGACGGAGCTCGGGAGCGAAGCGAGAGCGCTGGTCGAAAACGCATCGTGACCCTGCGCGAGATCGCGGCACGCGGTCACATCGCCCGCGGGCCACCCGGGCACCGGACACGGCCATCGCCTGGAAATATGGGCCCGCTCCGGTCAGAACTCCTCGCGTGTCGCGGTCACATCGAAATACAACTCCACCTCGATGCTGTCATCCGGATCGGCCACATCGTCCATGCGCTCGAAGCGAACCAAAGTCCCCACGAAGCGACCCTCGAACCGCGCCTCCGGACCCGAGATGTCGCTCGTCAGCAGCTCGAACCGGCCGTCGCCCTCGTTGGCGTAGTTCGGCACCATCGAACGCTCCGGGAAATAGGCGACTTCGGCCCCGTCCAGCACCCGATCGTTCATGATCGTGAAATCGATCGAGATCGTCCCCTGCACCTGAAACCGCGGTTCCTGATGCCCCTGGATCGAGACGCCGATCATCCCATGGCCGAACTCATGGAAAGTGGCCGTGGACTCGCCCTCGAACTCGAGCACGTGCCAACTGCGTGCGTCGCCGTCGATCTGACCCTCGATGCGGTCGGAGGCGAGGCCGATCAGGGGCGCGGCCAGCAGTGCGGCCCCCGCAACACAGGCGATACGCGCAGACGGAGTCGGTGGTGAACGGTGCATGATGATATCCCTCCCGCAGGCTGGTTAAGGGCGAAAAAACCGCGTAGGTGGGTAGGGTACCGCCCAACCCACAGCACTTCATCTCCTTCGGTCATGGGTTTCGCTGCGCCAACGCTCCGGAGCGGCGCTTCAGACCACCCCACCCTCAGGCACGCCCGAGGCCCCGTCGCGGGCCGACAGCAGGAACGCGAAGGGCTGTTCGCGGCAAAGCGCCAGGCAGGCGTCGACCACCTCGGGATCGAACAGACTGCCACGCCCGGCCGCAATCGCCTCCAGCGCGTGTTCGATGCCCAACGCAGGCCGATAGGGCCGGTGCGACGCCATAGCCTCGACGACATCCGCCACGGCCAGGATCCGGGCCTCTCGCAGGATTTGCTCGCCCGCAAGACCCTGGGGGTAGCCGGAGCCATCCAGGCGTTCGTGATGCTGCAGAATCATCTCCGCGACCGGCCAGGGAAACTCCACCCCTGCAACGATCTCATAGCCCACCCGTGGGTGCTCCTGAAGCAACTGAAACTCCAGTGGCGTGAGCTTCCCCGGCCGATTCAGGATCTCGGCCGGCACACCGATCTTGCCGATGTCGTGGATGCTGGCTGCCAGGCGCAGGCCCTCGCGCTGCTGCTCGTGCATCCCGAGCCGCTCGGCCAGCGCATCGGCCAGGGTCGCCACACGCTCCTGGTGTCCGGCGGTGTACGGATCGCGCTTCTCGATAGTGACCGCAATGGCCTGGATCGTGGCCTTCAGAGACCGTTCCAGGCGCCCGGCGATGGCCTTGCGGTGTGTTTCGCTGGCCGCACGCTCAGCTTCCGCCCGCTCCCTGGCCTGGCGGGCCCGCAATGCGGTCAGCCCGTAGGCCAGGTCCGAGGCCAGCTCCCCCAGTAACGCCAGCTCGCGTGCGTCGAATGCATCCTCGCTACCGGCATAGACATTCAGGTTCGCTGCGACACGTCCCTCGATCACCAGGGGCAGCGCGGCCAGCTCCCGCAGCCCGTGCTGCGCCGCGGCCTCGCGCCACGGTGCGAAATTCGGGTGCCGCTCCAGATCACGGAATACCACGACCTCGCCGCTGCGCAGGGCACGTCCCGCCGGCCCCTGGCCACGCGGATCCTCGGCATTCCAGTTGACCTGGATGGATTCCAGATACGGCGAGCCCTCGCCCGCCCAGGCGCGTGGCTCGACCCTGCATTCCGGCTCGGGACCGGCGAACCCGACCCAGGCAAGCGGATACCCCCCGGAGTCTGCCAGGATCGCGACGACCTGCTGCAGCAGTTGTTCCTCGTCCTTCGAGCGGACCAACGCCTGGTTGGCCAGACTCAGGGTACGCAAGGTCCGGTTCAGGCGTTCCAGTTCGCGCTGTACCCGGCGGGTCTCGGTCACATCCTGCACTGTCCCGACCATGCGGACCGGCTCGCCCGCCTGGTTGCGTTCGACGCGGGCGCGCTCGTGCACAATGCATTCGCCCCCCTCCGCCCGCACGATCCGATGATCCAAGTCGTACGGGGCCTCCCCGGCCAGTGCCTGCCGCACGGCGCGCTCGATGCGCGAGCGATCCTCCGGGTGGACATATTCCAGGAAATTGGCATAGGTGGCGTCGAATGCCTGCGGTTCTACCCCGAAGATGCGGTAGATCTCGTCCGACCAGTGCAGCGCATCGCTGCGCAGATCCCAGACCCAGCTGCCAAGCCGCGCAATCCGCTGCGCCTCGTTCAGGTTTTCACGGCTGCGGCGTAGTGCCGTCTCGTCCTCCAGCACGTGGATGGCATCGCCGGTCGCGGTCCCCGCGTGCTCGATCGCGAACGAACGCGAGATCAGCACCCGCCCGTCTTCCAGCACGACCTCCTCGCCTTCGGTGGCGATCCGCTCCGGCCAGTCGCGGCAGGCCGCCAGGGGCTTGTCCAGCCCTGGCAGGACCTGCCAGTAGACACGCCCGCGCAGTGCATCCAGGGGTTGGCCACTCAGCGCCGCAAAGGCGGGGTTGGCCTCGACGACGCGCAGGTCGCGATCATGGATGAAGATGGGGTGGGAGATCGCGTCGAAGGCATCGTTCCACTGGCGTCGGGCCGCCTCCAGCTCGCGCGTCCGCTCCGCAACCCTTTCCTCCAGCTGATCACGGACCCTGCGCAGGGCCGACTCGCTGTGGCGCAGGCGCCGGTTCAGTCGCGCGACCCAGGTCAGGCCGGATGCCAGGACCAGCAGCAGAGTCAGCGCGGCCAGTGCCCAAAGGCGGTAGCGTTCCCAGATCGCGCGCAGGGTCAGCATTTCGACATACGGTGGCAGCCCCAGATCCCGCAGCAGGTCATGCACCGGCTGGTAATTGCGCGGCACGGTCCAGCCGGCGTACTGCCCCTGACGCACGACCGGGCTATCGGCTGGCAGCGCCAGCAGGGCACGCGCCACCTGGTCCGCCAGTTCGCGCGGCGTCCCGGCCGTGGCCGCCAGCGGCCATTCCGGGTACAGACGGGTCGATAGCACCAGAGGGAAGTCGTCGCGGGTATTCGCATGCAGCAGAAGCACCGCATCGGCGTCGATGCGCCCCTGGGCCACCATATGCTCCAACGTTTCGGTGCGCACGGTACCCGCTTCCAGCTCACCCGCCAGCACCGCCTCGACCACAGCGTCGTGGGTGCCCAGGAACCGCAGCTCCGAAGTGTCGGCATAAGGGTCGATCGAGTGGGCATGCAGCAGCCGATAGCCCATCAAGAACCCGCCCAGCGAATTGCTTTCGACTGCTCCGAAGCGTTTCCCGCGCAGATCCTCCAGTCGGGTGACGCCGGGATGTCCAGTGCGCGTGAACACCACCCCGCCGTACTGGTCAAGCACATGCTCGCCGGCGTGGTTGCGCATGGTCAGCACCCGCGCCGCGCCGTAGTCGGCCTCCAGACGCACATAGATCGCCGGATTCGCCAGCACGAAGGCGACCTCGCCCGCCGCAACCGCCGGGGCAACCTCGGGAAAGTCCAGCGGTCGGATCACAAACCGGTACCCGGGGACCTCGCGGCTCAGATACTCCGCCGTAGGTTCCCAGCGCTGAAACGCCGGCTCGGCGCCGCGCTTCGCGAGCACACCGATCTCGACCAGGGTTTCCGCCGCCAGCGGAGCCGCCAATAGCCACAGTAGCGGCGCCAACCAACAGCCGTTGCGCGAACCCGCTGTCACGGCGCCACCATCACGCAATTGCGACCCGCGTCCTTGGCCTGGTACAGGGCCTGGTCCGCAGCCTCGATCAGCGTATCCGCGGCACAGCCCTCCCCCACGCATAACGCGATCCCAAGACTGATCGTGATCTCGGTCCCCTGCTCCACCGCCTCGCGAACGCGCTCGGCCACCGCACGCGCGGTCGCTTCGTCACACTGGGGCAGCAGCATCAGGTACTCCTCGCCCCCATAGCGCACGACCAGATCCCCACCCCGCACCTGTTCGCGCAGGATCCCCGCCACTTCGGCGAGCAACCGGTCCCCGGCCGGATGTCCGTGGCGGTCGTTGTAGGCCTTGAAACGATCCAGGTCGGCCATGACGGCCGCCAGACTGCCTCCGTAGCGGCGGGCGTTACCGATGTCGCGTTCCAGCGCGACGTCCATGTAGCGTCGGTTCCACAACCCGGTCAGCGCATCGTGCATGGACAATGCCCGCGCCTGGTCGTACAGCCGCGCGCGCTCGATCGCCAGCCCGAGCTGGTGACCGATCGCGACGAAGGTATCCAGCTCGCGCTGCAGCAGGTCATAGTCCGGAGGCAGGTAGTAGTAGAACACCCCTACCACTTCCTCCTCGCCGGAGACCAGCGGCAGGATCAAATGGCCGTGCGGCTCAAAGCCTGGGTACTGGATGGTATGGCGCGGATCCCGGTGGCATTGCCGGGTCACGATCATCTCGCCGTCCCGCGCCACCCGACCGCACAGGCAGTCGCCGACCCGCATGCCTTCGTGAGCCGCCAGGAACTCGGGCGAACCACCCCGGGACGCGGCCAAGTGCATACGATCGTCTTCCACCAGGAACAGCCCCATCGAACGGCGCTGCTCCAGGGGCGCCACGTCCTCCATCGCGTCCATGATCCGTTCGAACAGCTCCTCGGTGCTGAGACAGCGCGTCATCGCTGTCGCTACCCGGTAGAGGGCGGACAACTGCTCGTTGCGCGCCTCCAGGGTCTTCTTGGTGTCCTTCAGATCGGCCAGTGCCTGCTCCCACAGGCGGCGCATCCGGTCCGCCTGGGTGACACCCTCTTGCAACATGCGCTTCTCGCGTTCCAGCTCCGAGATGCGCTGCCGCAGCGTGTCCGTTACATCGCCGGTGGCGGTCATGCCAGGTGGGGGTAGATCACGTCGGTCCCGCAGCGCAGGTTGCGCAGGTAATCGAAGGCCCGCTGCACCAGCGCGGGGCCGATGATGGATCCGTGCTGCGGCAGGATCGACTGCACCTCAAGCCCTTCCAGATTCGCCAGGAAGCCGCGCGCCGCCAGATTGGACGCCATGTACTCGGTATGGAACAGATCCAGTTTCGGGATGTGGGCGTCGAAATCCGACACCGTCAGCGACCAGTCGATATCCAGCGCGGCCCAGATATCCCCCGAGAACAAAAACCCGAAGTCCTCGTCAAAGGTGACCGCGGCCCCGGGGAAATGCAGGAACGGCGCCGCAATGAAACGCAACCGGGCACCGCTGGGAAACCGATACTCGGGCTCCCGCTCCATGTCGTGCCAGGCGTAGTCGGCCATGCCGTAATGCGGAATCAGCACTTGCGTTCGCGGCGTCGCGAACACGGTCATTCTCGGATTCAGGCGCAGCCACTCCACCATCGAACCCGCCACGTCCGGATCCTGGTGGCTGAGCACCATGCCCGTCACCGCCCGCTCGGGCAGGATGCTCGCCACCCGTTCCCGTAGGCGATCGAAGTACTGCCGCCCGCCCGGGTCGACGATCAGCGCGGTATCGCCATCCCGGATCAGATAGACGTTGCAGCGAAATGCCGTTTCATCGGGAA is a window from the Thioalkalivibrio paradoxus ARh 1 genome containing:
- a CDS encoding PhnD/SsuA/transferrin family substrate-binding protein; translated protein: MTAGSRNGCWLAPLLWLLAAPLAAETLVEIGVLAKRGAEPAFQRWEPTAEYLSREVPGYRFVIRPLDFPEVAPAVAAGEVAFVLANPAIYVRLEADYGAARVLTMRNHAGEHVLDQYGGVVFTRTGHPGVTRLEDLRGKRFGAVESNSLGGFLMGYRLLHAHSIDPYADTSELRFLGTHDAVVEAVLAGELEAGTVRTETLEHMVAQGRIDADAVLLLHANTRDDFPLVLSTRLYPEWPLAATAGTPRELADQVARALLALPADSPVVRQGQYAGWTVPRNYQPVHDLLRDLGLPPYVEMLTLRAIWERYRLWALAALTLLLVLASGLTWVARLNRRLRHSESALRRVRDQLEERVAERTRELEAARRQWNDAFDAISHPIFIHDRDLRVVEANPAFAALSGQPLDALRGRVYWQVLPGLDKPLAACRDWPERIATEGEEVVLEDGRVLISRSFAIEHAGTATGDAIHVLEDETALRRSRENLNEAQRIARLGSWVWDLRSDALHWSDEIYRIFGVEPQAFDATYANFLEYVHPEDRSRIERAVRQALAGEAPYDLDHRIVRAEGGECIVHERARVERNQAGEPVRMVGTVQDVTETRRVQRELERLNRTLRTLSLANQALVRSKDEEQLLQQVVAILADSGGYPLAWVGFAGPEPECRVEPRAWAGEGSPYLESIQVNWNAEDPRGQGPAGRALRSGEVVVFRDLERHPNFAPWREAAAQHGLRELAALPLVIEGRVAANLNVYAGSEDAFDARELALLGELASDLAYGLTALRARQARERAEAERAASETHRKAIAGRLERSLKATIQAIAVTIEKRDPYTAGHQERVATLADALAERLGMHEQQREGLRLAASIHDIGKIGVPAEILNRPGKLTPLEFQLLQEHPRVGYEIVAGVEFPWPVAEMILQHHERLDGSGYPQGLAGEQILREARILAVADVVEAMASHRPYRPALGIEHALEAIAAGRGSLFDPEVVDACLALCREQPFAFLLSARDGASGVPEGGVV
- a CDS encoding sensor domain-containing diguanylate cyclase, whose translation is MTATGDVTDTLRQRISELEREKRMLQEGVTQADRMRRLWEQALADLKDTKKTLEARNEQLSALYRVATAMTRCLSTEELFERIMDAMEDVAPLEQRRSMGLFLVEDDRMHLAASRGGSPEFLAAHEGMRVGDCLCGRVARDGEMIVTRQCHRDPRHTIQYPGFEPHGHLILPLVSGEEEVVGVFYYYLPPDYDLLQRELDTFVAIGHQLGLAIERARLYDQARALSMHDALTGLWNRRYMDVALERDIGNARRYGGSLAAVMADLDRFKAYNDRHGHPAGDRLLAEVAGILREQVRGGDLVVRYGGEEYLMLLPQCDEATARAVAERVREAVEQGTEITISLGIALCVGEGCAADTLIEAADQALYQAKDAGRNCVMVAP
- a CDS encoding oxygen-binding di-iron domain-containing protein, which translates into the protein MAEKAQDRALGASAVSDRPVLFAQRGDRAVYWLGVPDETAFRCNVYLIRDGDTALIVDPGGRQYFDRLRERVASILPERAVTGMVLSHQDPDVAGSMVEWLRLNPRMTVFATPRTQVLIPHYGMADYAWHDMEREPEYRFPSGARLRFIAAPFLHFPGAAVTFDEDFGFLFSGDIWAALDIDWSLTVSDFDAHIPKLDLFHTEYMASNLAARGFLANLEGLEVQSILPQHGSIIGPALVQRAFDYLRNLRCGTDVIYPHLA